In Deltaproteobacteria bacterium, the genomic stretch CAACAAAAACTGTGTTGTGAACCTCTGTTGCAGACGGGTTGGAACGTCTCGAAGCGTCCCAGCCCGTCTCAGTCCTTACCCAGCCTTAAACTCAATGGTGTCGCCGTTGCCGAGGTAGGCCGTATCCTTAGAACGGTACCGGGCCGTACCCCTCACCACCGGGTATCCAGCATCGATAAACTTCTTGGCCGTAACGATCCCGGTGCAGTGATTACATCCCACCTTCTCAAAGCCGTATTTCCCCAATGAGATGACCAGGTCGTCATATTTTGGATCCCAGTCCTCAAACGGTGAGATGTGCAGACCGCCATAGACACCGTGGAGCTTCTCATACTTGATCTCCCGATACGCGGTCTCGGCGAATTGGATGATGCTCTGGTGGCAACATCCGGTCACAGAAACCAACCCAGCATCTTTGACATTGAAGTACAGGGATAGCTCACCATAGACACGACAGATGATCGGTATGGCGAACACATACATCGCAACACCAGGCATGAAGGGGTGCAATCCGGCCTTGAGGTAATTAACCTTGCCCCGGTGTCCGCTGTCCTTGACGTACTGGCGCCCTTCCGGGTAGAACCCATCAGCACAATACATCGTTATTGTCGGATCGTATTTCATGGTTACTGGCAGGCCCCAGAAGTGGTCAAAGTGCTCATGGGAGATGAACAGACACTCAATCTCCCTATTCGCCAGCATCCTATCGATACCTTCCCGCTTAAAACACTCCTCGGTCCATGCATACGACCATCCAGAATCCAGGAGTAGCTTTTTACGGCTCCCATCAAGGAATTCCACATCGATCAGGCAAGCATACCCGCCTGCATTCTCCGGATGCACCGCATTCTCCATCTGAAATTCCCAGGCCTTCTCCAGCTTATCAGGAAGATACTGCTTGATCTCTTTCATCCCCTTTTCGTAGGAACCCTTGCCAAGCTTGCCATTTTTCTCAGCAAAGGGGGGCCAATTATAGGTATACTGGTTGACGAGCAGACCACCTGCGCCCTTGATATCACCCATCAGGTTATCGTTATCGAACCAGCTCGTTTCGCTAATATTGGTGATCTTGATGCTCTTGCATTCTCCAATATCAGCGGTTCCCCTCTTTACAGCGGGAAAGTGGCGCTTGCGCCATGGAGAATAGGAGTAGACACCCATCGCTCCGATGGCCCCTACCGCACCTCCGGCGGCCAAGCCTTTGATAAAATCCCGCCGACTAACGCCTTCTTGCTTTTTTGCCATCGTCTTCACCTCCTTCACTGTCCCATCACTAGGGGCAAAAACCCCTGCGCAGGACAGCAAGTTTTAGATTTTTCTAGGTGTAAAGCCATGTTAGCTTTCCCAAGACCGGGAGCAGCCATACGGTGACGAAATAAATTACCACTCCCAAGACTATCCCTATGACAAACCCTGCTTTAAACATCTTCTATCCTCCTCCTCAAAGGTTTTATTTTTTTACCTTTTTCCATCCTGGCCAGTTGTCCATGAACCAGTGATTAATCAGCATCAAGTTGATCAACCAGATAGTCGGGATCATAGGAAACTGCTGCGGATGGGAGTAGCCCTTCTGAGTCCCCAGGGTCAGGTGGCTGATATTGTAGTAGATCCAGTACACTGCCATCCCGCCGAAGATGGCGACGAGGGTACGGATCACCCAGTTGACAGGCGTGCTGAATCTATTGGGCCAGTTACCACAGTAGAAGGTAAGAAACAGGGCCGGGAGCAAGAAGAAGACCATGGTCTCTCCTACATGCAGCCAGCGCCAATCAGGGGCAAAGAGCCTGCGTGTGCCGCGGATGGCCTCACCCCACCACAATTCCTGGGCAAAGTAGAGGAAGAAAAAGAAGCAGAAGGCAACAGCGATGATCCCAAAGAAGGAAGAAAACCCTCGCAGGACAGGCCTCTTAATAAGTCTGTAGGGGTAGCGCTCCCAGATAGTTTCTGTCAACCACACCGATATGGTACAGCACATAATCCAGGCCACATGGAAGTTTCCACTTACCGTATTGGCAAATTTCTCCCAATAGGGCGGGCATATGGCGCAAAAATACTGCCAAGGATAGGAAAGGATGCCCATATGCGAATGCATGGTGCATAAGTAGATGATGGTGCACAGGAAGAAGGTGAAGATGAGCACGGTAACCCCCTTGGCAGGTTGCCTAAGGTCTTGCCAAGGCCACATATTGCTGAACGATACCGGCCAGGCAGGGCTCAACCAGGAAGCGAGGGCCGCAAACATCAGACAGGCCAATGCCGCATACTCGATGGCAAAGAAGTCCGTGATTCCGGGTATCTTAGTGGACTGGGCCGGATTGAAATAGGCCATGGCAAAGTTCCCCAAGATCCCTTCAAAGAATCCTTTTATCAATACCATCAATATCACGAACATTAGGGCCGTCATCACAATCCCCTTCAACACCGGGTTCCAGTTCTCAATCTGCCGACGCCTGAAGGGCCAGTAGTGCATGATGTAGACCTGCCAGATCAGAACGATAAGTATCCACCTGGTGTACATGTAGCCAACATAAGGGGTATACATCCTGAGCCAACCTCTGGGGTCCTGGAAGATCCACCAAGTAATATAGAACACCACTAACAAGAAAACGGTATTTGCAATCTGCGGCCATGGTGCTGGCCACCTGGGAACCAATTTCCGCTCCTCCAGATAATCCTCTCCAAATATCTCTTTTGCCTTAGCCATATTGCACCCTCCTTAATTTGAGATACATACTAACATTTAAAAACCCCCTCATTGGGAACTAACTAGTCTCACCTCCTTTCCCTTGATCTTTTCTTCACCCGTTGCTCGGGTTTAAAGACCTCCCTGGCGATCTCCAGCTTGCTCTTGCCCTCAACCTCAATCCCCATCTTCATCGCCTCCTCTATGAGGAGCTCACCAGACTCGGAGAGCAGCGGATAACAACTTTCAAAGGACTTAAAGTAATCATCCTCTTCTTTCAGAGAATCTCCCTCTTTATACGAATCCATCATTTCGTTGAGAAACCGAGCAGCCTTGGAAAAAACATCTCTGGTTAGAAAATCTCTTCTGCTCTTATCAATGGCCATCCATATTCTCCACAGGACTTACACTGTTCTGTCTCCACATAAACAAACTTCATCTACCTCACGATCAAGCGGCCAACAATCGCTTCCTGTTAAACCGGAAATAATCGCACTCTTCGCATGGAACTGTACAATTAATTTTCTGATGCCCCACCTCCTCCCTGAGGGCATAACAGTTTAGGGCCTTAGTTTTGTATACGAGACACTGCTCACAACTTAGGCCAGGGCGGACGTGAGTATCTATTGTTGTGCCATAGAATTCCCAGCAAAATGCTGTGGTCTCGTCGGTATGGTCGTAGACG encodes the following:
- a CDS encoding helix-turn-helix domain-containing protein, whose protein sequence is MAKLCHHSRETVKRWLQQDKLKGYRIGKTGHWRILPKDLVAFLRKNRIPFPDPQETGVDLSVYDHTDETTAFCWEFYGTTIDTHVRPGLSCEQCLVYKTKALNCYALREEVGHQKINCTVPCEECDYFRFNRKRLLAA
- a CDS encoding twin-arginine translocation signal domain-containing protein, with product MAKKQEGVSRRDFIKGLAAGGAVGAIGAMGVYSYSPWRKRHFPAVKRGTADIGECKSIKITNISETSWFDNDNLMGDIKGAGGLLVNQYTYNWPPFAEKNGKLGKGSYEKGMKEIKQYLPDKLEKAWEFQMENAVHPENAGGYACLIDVEFLDGSRKKLLLDSGWSYAWTEECFKREGIDRMLANREIECLFISHEHFDHFWGLPVTMKYDPTITMYCADGFYPEGRQYVKDSGHRGKVNYLKAGLHPFMPGVAMYVFAIPIICRVYGELSLYFNVKDAGLVSVTGCCHQSIIQFAETAYREIKYEKLHGVYGGLHISPFEDWDPKYDDLVISLGKYGFEKVGCNHCTGIVTAKKFIDAGYPVVRGTARYRSKDTAYLGNGDTIEFKAG